A window from Schistosoma haematobium chromosome 1, whole genome shotgun sequence encodes these proteins:
- a CDS encoding hypothetical protein (EggNog:ENOG410WIDG~COG:S~SECRETED:SignalP(1-25)), translating to MLRLTQNLSLLWLLWLLFYNYCCHGNNHNKSFMNNEYFHELNHDLYTESFNSMNHFFNKNVYTNLKLPQSKTSCTNDLLNIILGIYEKKSWALQWLDATTHPPSGILGGAVHWVGSYDVCLKCLGYHSTGNEEPKFHGSYCTMVFNMNTSIAIIPELRMSIGLCMPNTCTSEEVRSIINTTAYYLLLRLNQKESFCHRFVGDVQKDTWYYIAISICSALTILVIIATSIDMFLYIKWYHIQHLNKYITEINHISERNSIENVNHIEEQTYRLLESDDIIHNDQELDSVRLIDEKYSTTFNEYRESILEKRIVTKILCAYSLPINTMKLCAKRNEDNKSNGTHNISLTFFDGIRCISMVWIIGAHILLHGYKLTNNLLILAGEFRRIWLFGMYFNGHLAPDIFFFMSGLLICYLCMGRITNVNGVKNYMKFWLMLIVHRFIRLTPAYLVTVIFFTGLLNHIYDGPFFPQDIHSPVIENCRKHWYFFYLTNVVDFQNSCLQWSWYIANDIQFTVILAPIFITLLM from the exons atgttacGATTAACACAAAATCTATCGTTATTATGGTTGCTATggcttttattttataattattgttgtcatggcaacaatcacaacaaatcttttatgaacaatgaatattttcatgaaTTAAATCATGATCTATATACTGAATCATTTAATTCAATGAATCATTTCTTTAACAAaaatgtgtatacaaatttaaaaTTACCTCAAAGTAAAACATCATGTACAAATGACTTACTTAATATTATATTGGGTATATATGAAAAGAAAAGTTGGGCATTACAAT GGTTAGATGCTACAACACATCCTCCATCAGGAATTCTAGGTGGTGCTGTACATTGGGTGGGAAGTTATGATGTATGCCTTAAATGTTTAGGATATCATTCAACTGGAAATGAAGAACCGAAATTTCATGGATCATATTGTACTATggtatttaatatgaatactTCTATAGCAATTATTCCG GAATTAAGAATGTCCATTGGATTATGTATGCCTAATACTTGTACTAGTGAAGAGGTTAGAAGTATTATCAATACAA CTGCGTATTATCTCTTACTTAGATTGAATCAAAAGGAAAGTTTTTGTCATCGATTTGTTGGTGATGTTCAAAAAGACACATGGTATTACATAGCTAT ATCAATATGTTCAGCATTAACTATCCTTGTGATAATTGCCACAAGTATAGATATGTTTTTATACATTAAATGGTATCATATACAACATTTAAACAAGtatattactgaaataaatcATATCTCCGAAAGAAACTCAATTGAAAATGTAAATCATATAGAAGAACAAACATATCGTTTATTAGAATCAGATGATATTATCCATAATGATCAAGAACTGGATAGTGTGAGGCTAATTGATGAGAAATACTCGACAACATTCAATGAATATAGAGAAA GTATTTTGGAAAAACGTATTGTCACCAAGATACTATGTGCTTATTCATTACCAATTAATACAATGAAATTGTGTGCAAAAAGAAATGAAGATAATAAATCTAATGGAACACATAATATCTCATTAACATTTTTTGATGGTATTCGATGTATTTCAATGGTCTGGATTATTGGAGCACATATACTACTGCATGGTTATAAGTTGACAA ataatttattaatattagcTGGTGAATTTCGACGTATTTGGCTATTCGGAATGTATTTCAATGGACATTTAGCTCCAGATATCTTCTTTTTTATGTC GGGTTTATTAATATGTTATTTATGTATGGGACGAATCACAAATGTAAATGGTGTAAAAAACTATATGAAATTTTGGTTAATGTTAATCGTACATCGCTTTATCAG ACTTACTCCAGCTTACCTTGTTACAGTTATCTTCTTTACGGGTTTATTAAATCATATATACGATGGACCATTTTTTCCTCAAGATATACATTCACCAGTAATAGAGAATTGTCGAAAACATTggtatttcttttatttaactAATGTAGTCGATTTTCAGAATAGT TGTTTACAATGGTCTTGGTATATTGCAAATGATATACAATTCACTGTAATTTTGGCTCCAATTTTTATAACTTTACTTATGTG A
- a CDS encoding hypothetical protein (EggNog:ENOG410WIDG~COG:S~SECRETED:SignalP(1-25)), whose protein sequence is MLRLTQNLSLLWLLWLLFYNYCCHGNNHNKSFMNNEYFHELNHDLYTESFNSMNHFFNKNVYTNLKLPQSKTSCTNDLLNIILGIYEKKSWALQWLDATTHPPSGILGGAVHWVGSYDVCLKCLGYHSTGNEEPKFHGSYCTMVFNMNTSIAIIPELRMSIGLCMPNTCTSEEVRSIINTTAYYLLLRLNQKESFCHRFVGDVQKDTWYYIAISICSALTILVIIATSIDMFLYIKWYHIQHLNKYITEINHISERNSIENVNHIEEQTYRLLESDDIIHNDQELDSVRLIDEKYSTTFNEYREN, encoded by the exons atgttacGATTAACACAAAATCTATCGTTATTATGGTTGCTATggcttttattttataattattgttgtcatggcaacaatcacaacaaatcttttatgaacaatgaatattttcatgaaTTAAATCATGATCTATATACTGAATCATTTAATTCAATGAATCATTTCTTTAACAAaaatgtgtatacaaatttaaaaTTACCTCAAAGTAAAACATCATGTACAAATGACTTACTTAATATTATATTGGGTATATATGAAAAGAAAAGTTGGGCATTACAAT GGTTAGATGCTACAACACATCCTCCATCAGGAATTCTAGGTGGTGCTGTACATTGGGTGGGAAGTTATGATGTATGCCTTAAATGTTTAGGATATCATTCAACTGGAAATGAAGAACCGAAATTTCATGGATCATATTGTACTATggtatttaatatgaatactTCTATAGCAATTATTCCG GAATTAAGAATGTCCATTGGATTATGTATGCCTAATACTTGTACTAGTGAAGAGGTTAGAAGTATTATCAATACAA CTGCGTATTATCTCTTACTTAGATTGAATCAAAAGGAAAGTTTTTGTCATCGATTTGTTGGTGATGTTCAAAAAGACACATGGTATTACATAGCTAT ATCAATATGTTCAGCATTAACTATCCTTGTGATAATTGCCACAAGTATAGATATGTTTTTATACATTAAATGGTATCATATACAACATTTAAACAAGtatattactgaaataaatcATATCTCCGAAAGAAACTCAATTGAAAATGTAAATCATATAGAAGAACAAACATATCGTTTATTAGAATCAGATGATATTATCCATAATGATCAAGAACTGGATAGTGTGAGGCTAATTGATGAGAAATACTCGACAACATTCAATGAATATAGAGAAA ATTGA